A section of the Amycolatopsis sp. AA4 genome encodes:
- a CDS encoding IS110 family transposase: MTLFCGIDWAESHHDVAIIDDTATVIAKARIGDDATGFARLLDLLAEAGDTADAQIPVGIETDHGLLVAALRSTGRTIYAINPLSASRYRARHQVSGAKSDAADAALLANIVRTDAAAHRPLPADTELAQAVRVLARAQQDAVWARQQLGNQLRSLLKEFYPAALEAFAGQPEGGLARRDARTVLAAAPTPALAATLTRARLRTLLTKAGRRRNVDADVDRLHGVFRSERLRQPPIVENAMGIQFSALLSQFEAACAASDSLAEAARTHFEQHPDATIITSFPGLGLLAGARVLAEIGDDRTRFTDPRGLKAYAGSAPITRASGRKTVVSHRHIKNRRLAAVGPVWALASLRASPGARRHFDTRRAAGDWNHQAQRHLFNKFLGQLHHCLQTDRLYDEHQAFPPPPAHTA; the protein is encoded by the coding sequence TTGACACTGTTCTGCGGCATCGACTGGGCCGAATCCCACCACGACGTCGCCATCATCGACGACACCGCAACCGTGATCGCCAAAGCCCGCATCGGCGACGACGCCACCGGGTTCGCCCGGCTGCTCGACCTGCTCGCCGAGGCCGGAGACACCGCCGACGCGCAGATCCCGGTCGGCATCGAAACCGACCACGGGCTGCTCGTCGCCGCGCTGCGCTCCACCGGCCGCACCATTTACGCGATCAACCCCCTCTCGGCATCGCGCTACCGGGCCCGGCACCAGGTGTCGGGCGCGAAGTCCGACGCCGCGGACGCCGCGCTGCTGGCCAACATCGTGCGCACCGACGCGGCCGCGCACCGACCGCTGCCGGCCGACACCGAACTGGCCCAAGCGGTGCGGGTGCTGGCACGAGCGCAACAGGACGCGGTCTGGGCCCGCCAGCAGCTGGGCAACCAGCTCCGGTCGCTGCTCAAGGAGTTCTACCCCGCGGCGCTGGAAGCGTTCGCCGGACAGCCCGAGGGCGGCCTGGCCCGCCGCGACGCCCGCACCGTCCTCGCCGCCGCCCCGACACCCGCGCTCGCAGCGACACTGACCCGCGCCCGGCTGCGGACACTGCTGACCAAGGCCGGACGCCGCCGCAACGTCGATGCCGACGTCGACCGCCTCCACGGCGTGTTCCGGTCCGAGCGGCTGCGGCAACCGCCGATCGTGGAGAACGCGATGGGCATCCAGTTTTCGGCTCTGCTGAGCCAATTCGAGGCCGCCTGCGCCGCCTCCGACAGTCTGGCGGAGGCGGCACGGACACATTTTGAACAGCACCCGGACGCCACGATCATCACCAGCTTCCCCGGCCTCGGACTGCTGGCCGGCGCCCGGGTGCTCGCCGAAATCGGAGACGACCGCACCCGCTTCACCGATCCCCGCGGACTGAAGGCCTACGCCGGATCCGCACCGATCACCCGCGCCAGCGGCCGAAAAACCGTGGTCTCGCACCGCCACATCAAAAACCGCCGCCTCGCCGCAGTCGGACCCGTCTGGGCGCTCGCCTCGCTGCGAGCCAGCCCCGGCGCACGACGCCACTTCGACACCCGCCGCGCCGCCGGAGACTGGAACCACCAAGCCCAACGCCACCTGTTCAACAAATTCCTCGGACAACTCCACCACTGCCTGCAGACGGACCGCCTCTACGACGAACACCAAGCCTTCCCACCTCCTCCAGCCCACACGGCTTGA
- a CDS encoding MmpS family transport accessory protein — MDRQLIGRLAIAGIAVAAVAATVVILGAGDDPAPAPAAVSAPTAGVPPRAPDRTITRTLAPTTSTASVAPAPSSWQITYELAGSGTATVVYDDNGLGLVHQELSVPLPWSKTLTWPKTAVAPTVQLMGQSSGPVECRISVNGVLARSAKAADGEVASCAGRLS, encoded by the coding sequence ATGGACAGACAGCTGATCGGCCGGCTCGCGATCGCCGGCATCGCGGTGGCCGCCGTCGCCGCGACCGTCGTGATCCTCGGCGCCGGCGACGACCCCGCGCCCGCCCCGGCCGCCGTCTCCGCGCCGACCGCCGGCGTGCCGCCGCGCGCCCCGGACCGCACGATCACCCGCACCCTGGCCCCGACGACGTCCACCGCGTCGGTCGCGCCCGCTCCGTCCAGCTGGCAGATCACCTACGAACTCGCGGGTTCCGGCACCGCCACCGTGGTTTACGACGACAACGGCCTCGGCCTGGTGCACCAGGAACTGTCCGTGCCCCTGCCCTGGAGCAAGACCCTGACCTGGCCGAAGACGGCCGTCGCGCCGACCGTGCAGCTGATGGGCCAGTCGAGCGGCCCGGTCGAATGCCGGATTTCGGTGAACGGCGTGCTGGCCCGGTCCGCGAAAGCCGCCGACGGCGAGGTCGCGAGCTGCGCGGGACGGCTCAGCTGA
- a CDS encoding GNAT family N-acetyltransferase, translating into MRDVDWKIGEIAPGQPEAAAILREYLDEVASRYYGRPATRAEVDEALADEPSDDLVPPTGAFLMAYRDGKPAGCVGVRMVEPGLSALTKVYIRPEHRGHGGGKLIVTAAEEAAKRLGSSRMRLDTRDDLVEARALYASMGYTEVEAFNDDQYAEHWFSKNLS; encoded by the coding sequence ATGAGAGACGTGGACTGGAAGATCGGCGAAATCGCGCCCGGACAACCCGAGGCCGCGGCGATTCTGCGCGAGTACCTGGACGAGGTCGCGTCGCGGTATTACGGCCGCCCGGCCACGCGCGCCGAGGTGGACGAAGCGCTGGCCGACGAGCCCAGCGACGACCTCGTCCCGCCGACCGGGGCTTTCCTGATGGCCTACCGGGACGGGAAGCCCGCCGGCTGTGTCGGGGTTCGGATGGTCGAGCCGGGGCTGAGCGCGTTGACGAAGGTCTACATCCGCCCGGAGCATCGCGGGCACGGCGGCGGGAAGCTGATCGTCACGGCGGCCGAGGAAGCGGCGAAGCGGCTGGGCTCGTCCCGGATGCGGCTGGACACCCGGGACGATCTGGTCGAAGCACGCGCGCTGTATGCGTCGATGGGCTACACGGAGGTCGAGGCGTTCAACGACGACCAGTACGCCGAACACTGGTTCTCCAAGAACCTCAGCTGA
- the rpsL gene encoding 30S ribosomal protein S12, producing MPTIQQLVRKGRQDKAAKQKTAALKGSPQRRGVCTRVYTTTPKKPNSALRKVARVKLTSGIEVTAYIPGEGHNLQEHSMVLVRGGRVKDLPGVRYKIIRGSLDTQGVKNRKQARSRYGAKKEKS from the coding sequence TTGCCCACGATCCAGCAGCTGGTCCGCAAGGGCCGCCAGGACAAGGCTGCCAAGCAGAAGACCGCGGCCCTCAAGGGGAGCCCGCAGCGTCGTGGCGTGTGCACCCGCGTGTACACCACGACCCCGAAGAAGCCGAACTCGGCCCTGCGCAAGGTTGCTCGTGTGAAGCTGACCAGCGGCATCGAGGTCACCGCATACATCCCCGGTGAGGGTCACAACCTCCAGGAGCACTCGATGGTGCTCGTGCGCGGCGGTCGTGTGAAGGACCTGCCGGGTGTTCGGTACAAGATCATCCGCGGTTCGCTCGACACCCAGGGTGTGAAGAACCGGAAGCAGGCGCGCAGCCGTTACGGCGCGAAGAAGGAGAAGAGCTAA
- the rpsG gene encoding 30S ribosomal protein S7 encodes MPRKGPAPKRPLISDPVYASPLVTQLVNKVLKDGKRSLAERIVYGALEGAREKTGTDPVVTLKRALDNVKPTIEVKSRRVGGATYQVPIEVKPGRSTTLALRWLVSFSQQRREKTMIERLQNELLDASNGLGASVKRREDTHKMAESNKAFAHYRW; translated from the coding sequence ATGCCTCGCAAGGGTCCGGCGCCGAAGCGGCCGCTGATCTCCGACCCCGTCTACGCCTCCCCGCTGGTCACCCAGCTGGTGAACAAGGTGCTGAAGGACGGCAAGCGGTCCCTGGCCGAGCGCATTGTCTACGGCGCTCTCGAAGGCGCTCGCGAGAAGACCGGCACCGACCCGGTCGTCACGCTGAAGCGCGCGCTCGACAACGTGAAGCCCACCATCGAGGTGAAGAGCCGACGCGTCGGCGGCGCCACCTACCAGGTGCCGATCGAGGTCAAGCCCGGCCGCTCCACCACGCTGGCCCTGCGCTGGCTGGTCTCCTTCTCGCAGCAGCGCCGCGAGAAGACGATGATCGAGCGTCTGCAGAACGAGCTTCTGGACGCGAGCAACGGCCTTGGCGCCAGCGTCAAGCGCCGCGAAGACACGCACAAGATGGCCGAGTCCAACAAGGCCTTCGCGCACTACCGCTGGTGA
- the fusA gene encoding elongation factor G: MAREVLTDLNKVRNIGIMAHIDAGKTTTTERILFYTGINYKLGEVHDGAATMDWMEEEQKRGITITSAATTTFWNDYQINLIDTPGHVDFTVEVERNLRVLDGAVAVFDGKEGVEPQSEQVWRQADKYDVPRICFVNKMDKLGADFYYTLKTIEDRLGVRPLAIQLPIGAENDFEGVIDLVRMKALVWRGEVKKGEDYAVEDIPAELADRAAEYREKLIEAVSETDDALMEKFLEGEELSEDEIKNGIRHLVVTREAFPVLAGSAFKNKGVQPMLDAVIDYLPSPLDVPPVEGLLPDGETPVTRHATTEEPFSALAFKIAAHPFFGKLTYIRVYSGKVAAGAQVVNATKERKERIGKIFQMHSNKENPVDEALAGHIYAVIGLKDTTTGDTLADPQNPVVLESMTFPDPVIKVAIEPKTKADQEKLSLAIQKLAEEDPTFQVNLDEETGQTIIAGMGELHLEVLVNRMKSDYKVEANIGKPQVAYRETIKKTVDKLDYVHKKQTGGSGQFAKVIVKLEPLERTDGALYEFDNKVTGGRVPREYIPSVDAGAQDAMQYGVLAGYPLVGLKFTLLDGAYHEVDSSEMAFKIAGSMAMKEAAKKAGPVILEPMMAVEVTTPEDYMGDVIGDLNSRRGQIQAMEERAGTRVVKALVPLSEMFGYVGDLRSRTQGRANYSMVFDSYAEVPANVAKEIIAKATGE; this comes from the coding sequence GTGGCACGTGAAGTGCTGACCGACCTCAACAAGGTCCGCAACATCGGCATCATGGCGCACATCGACGCCGGTAAGACCACCACCACCGAGCGGATCCTGTTCTACACCGGGATCAACTACAAGCTCGGCGAAGTCCACGACGGCGCCGCCACGATGGACTGGATGGAGGAGGAGCAGAAGCGGGGCATCACCATCACCTCGGCTGCGACCACCACCTTCTGGAACGACTACCAGATCAACCTGATCGACACCCCCGGGCACGTCGACTTCACCGTCGAGGTGGAGCGCAACCTGCGGGTGCTCGACGGCGCGGTCGCCGTCTTCGACGGCAAGGAAGGCGTCGAGCCGCAGTCCGAGCAGGTCTGGAGGCAGGCGGACAAGTACGACGTCCCGCGCATCTGCTTCGTCAACAAGATGGACAAGCTGGGCGCGGACTTCTACTACACCCTGAAGACCATCGAGGACCGTCTCGGCGTCCGGCCGCTGGCCATCCAGCTGCCGATCGGCGCGGAGAACGACTTCGAGGGCGTCATCGACCTGGTCCGGATGAAGGCCCTGGTCTGGCGCGGCGAGGTCAAGAAGGGCGAGGACTACGCCGTCGAGGACATCCCGGCCGAGCTGGCCGACCGCGCGGCCGAGTACCGCGAGAAGCTGATCGAGGCCGTCTCGGAGACCGACGACGCGCTGATGGAGAAGTTCCTCGAGGGCGAAGAGCTGTCCGAGGACGAGATCAAGAACGGCATCCGCCACCTCGTCGTCACCCGCGAGGCGTTCCCGGTCCTGGCCGGCTCCGCGTTCAAGAACAAGGGCGTGCAGCCGATGCTGGACGCGGTCATCGACTACCTGCCGTCCCCGCTGGACGTGCCGCCGGTCGAGGGCCTGCTGCCGGACGGCGAGACCCCGGTCACCCGGCACGCGACGACCGAGGAGCCGTTCTCCGCGCTCGCGTTCAAGATCGCCGCGCACCCGTTCTTCGGCAAGCTGACCTACATCCGGGTCTACTCGGGCAAGGTCGCCGCCGGAGCGCAGGTCGTCAACGCGACCAAGGAGCGCAAGGAGCGCATCGGGAAGATCTTCCAGATGCACTCCAACAAGGAGAACCCGGTCGACGAGGCCCTGGCCGGCCACATCTACGCGGTCATCGGCCTGAAGGACACCACGACCGGCGACACCCTCGCGGACCCGCAGAACCCGGTCGTCCTCGAGTCGATGACCTTCCCGGACCCGGTCATCAAGGTGGCCATCGAGCCGAAGACGAAGGCCGACCAGGAAAAGCTCTCCCTGGCGATCCAGAAGCTCGCCGAGGAGGACCCCACGTTCCAGGTCAACCTGGACGAGGAGACCGGTCAGACGATCATCGCCGGCATGGGCGAGCTCCACCTCGAGGTGCTCGTCAACCGGATGAAGTCCGACTACAAGGTCGAGGCGAACATCGGCAAGCCGCAGGTCGCCTACCGCGAGACCATCAAGAAGACCGTGGACAAGCTCGACTACGTCCACAAGAAGCAGACCGGTGGTTCCGGCCAGTTCGCGAAGGTCATCGTGAAGCTGGAGCCGCTCGAGCGCACCGACGGTGCTCTCTACGAGTTCGACAACAAGGTGACCGGTGGCCGCGTGCCGCGGGAGTACATCCCGTCGGTCGACGCGGGCGCCCAGGACGCGATGCAGTACGGCGTGCTGGCCGGCTACCCGCTCGTCGGGTTGAAGTTCACCTTGTTGGATGGCGCGTACCACGAGGTCGACTCTTCCGAAATGGCGTTCAAGATCGCCGGTTCCATGGCGATGAAGGAAGCCGCGAAGAAGGCCGGCCCGGTCATCCTCGAGCCGATGATGGCCGTCGAGGTCACGACTCCCGAGGACTACATGGGTGACGTGATCGGCGACCTCAACTCCCGCCGTGGCCAGATCCAGGCCATGGAGGAGCGCGCCGGTACCCGTGTCGTCAAGGCACTGGTCCCGCTGTCGGAGATGTTCGGCTACGTCGGCGACCTGCGGTCCCGTACCCAGGGCCGGGCGAACTACTCCATGGTGTTCGACTCCTACGCCGAGGTTCCCGCGAACGTCGCGAAGGAAATCATCGCGAAGGCGACGGGGGAGTAA
- the tuf gene encoding elongation factor Tu, with translation MAKAKFERSKPHVNIGTIGHVDHGKTTLTAAITKVLHDAYPELNEARAFDQIDNAPEEKQRGITINISHVEYQTEKRHYAHVDAPGHADYIKNMITGAAQMDGAILVVAATDGPMPQTREHVLLARQVGVPYIVVALNKADMVDDEEILELVELEVRELLSSQEFPGDDAPVVRVSGLKALEGDQKWADAVLELMHAVDDNVPDPVRDLEKPFLMPIEDVFTITGRGTVVTGRVERGQVNVNEEVEIVGIREKSTKTTVTGVEMFRKLLDSGQAGDNVGLLLRGIKREDVERGQVVVKPGTTTPHTEFEGRVYILSKDEGGRHTPFFNNYRPQFYFRTTDVTGVVTLPEGTEMVMPGDNTDISVVLIQPVAMDEGLRFAIREGGRTVGAGQVTKIIK, from the coding sequence GTGGCGAAGGCGAAGTTCGAGCGGAGCAAGCCGCACGTCAACATCGGCACCATCGGTCACGTCGACCACGGCAAGACCACGCTGACCGCGGCGATCACCAAGGTTCTGCACGACGCGTACCCGGAGCTGAACGAGGCCCGTGCGTTCGACCAGATCGACAACGCGCCGGAAGAGAAGCAGCGCGGCATCACGATCAACATCTCGCACGTCGAGTACCAGACCGAGAAGCGTCACTACGCGCACGTGGACGCCCCGGGTCACGCTGACTACATCAAGAACATGATCACCGGCGCCGCCCAGATGGACGGCGCGATCCTGGTGGTCGCGGCGACCGACGGCCCGATGCCGCAGACCCGCGAGCACGTGCTGCTGGCCCGCCAGGTCGGCGTGCCCTACATCGTGGTGGCGCTGAACAAGGCCGACATGGTCGACGACGAGGAGATCCTCGAGCTCGTCGAGCTGGAGGTCCGCGAGCTGCTGTCCTCGCAGGAGTTCCCGGGCGACGACGCGCCGGTCGTGCGCGTGTCCGGCCTCAAGGCCCTCGAGGGCGACCAGAAGTGGGCCGACGCCGTGCTCGAGCTGATGCACGCCGTCGACGACAACGTTCCGGACCCGGTGCGTGACCTCGAGAAGCCGTTCCTGATGCCGATCGAGGACGTCTTCACCATCACCGGTCGCGGCACCGTCGTGACCGGTCGCGTGGAGCGCGGCCAGGTCAACGTGAACGAAGAGGTCGAGATCGTCGGCATCCGCGAGAAGTCGACCAAGACCACCGTCACCGGTGTCGAGATGTTCCGCAAGCTGCTCGACTCGGGCCAGGCGGGCGACAACGTCGGCCTCCTGCTCCGCGGCATCAAGCGCGAGGACGTCGAGCGCGGCCAGGTCGTCGTGAAGCCGGGCACCACCACCCCGCACACCGAGTTCGAGGGCCGGGTCTACATCCTGTCCAAGGACGAGGGCGGCCGGCACACCCCGTTCTTCAACAACTACCGCCCGCAGTTCTACTTCCGCACCACGGACGTGACCGGCGTCGTGACCCTCCCCGAGGGCACCGAGATGGTCATGCCGGGCGACAACACGGACATCAGCGTCGTGCTGATCCAGCCGGTCGCCATGGACGAGGGTCTGCGCTTCGCCATCCGCGAGGGTGGCCGGACCGTCGGCGCGGGCCAGGTTACCAAGATCATCAAGTGA
- the rpsJ gene encoding 30S ribosomal protein S10 yields MAGQKIRIRLKAYDHEAIDTSARKIVETVTRTGARVVGPVPLPTEKNVYCVIRSPHKYKDSREHFEMRTHKRLIDILDPTPKTVDALMRIDLPASVDVNIQ; encoded by the coding sequence ATGGCGGGACAGAAGATCCGCATCCGGCTCAAGGCCTACGACCACGAGGCGATCGACACCTCGGCGCGCAAGATCGTGGAAACGGTCACGCGCACCGGCGCCCGTGTTGTCGGGCCGGTGCCGCTGCCTACCGAGAAGAACGTTTACTGCGTCATCCGCTCGCCGCACAAGTACAAGGACTCGCGCGAGCACTTCGAGATGCGCACGCACAAGCGTCTGATCGACATCCTCGACCCGACGCCGAAGACGGTGGACGCGCTCATGCGCATCGACCTCCCGGCGAGCGTCGACGTCAACATCCAGTAA
- the rplC gene encoding 50S ribosomal protein L3, with translation MSDRQMKGILGTKLGMTQVFDEQNRVVPVTVVKAGPNVVTQVRTTDKDGYAAVQLAFGAVDPRKVNKPRTGHFDKAGVTPRRHLAELRTTDAETYEVGQEITAEVFEAGTTVDVTGTSKGKGYAGVMKRHGFKGQGASHGAQAVHRKPGSIGGCATPGRVFKGLRMAGRMGSDRVTTQGLTVHAVRAEDGLLLIKGAVPGPKGGLLFVRSAAKGGN, from the coding sequence ATGTCTGACAGGCAAATGAAGGGCATCCTGGGCACCAAGCTCGGCATGACCCAGGTCTTCGACGAACAGAACCGGGTCGTCCCGGTCACTGTCGTCAAGGCCGGTCCGAACGTGGTGACCCAGGTCCGGACCACCGACAAAGACGGCTACGCGGCCGTGCAGCTGGCGTTCGGCGCGGTCGACCCGCGCAAGGTGAACAAGCCGCGCACCGGCCACTTCGACAAGGCGGGCGTGACGCCGCGCCGGCACCTCGCCGAGCTGCGCACCACCGACGCCGAGACCTACGAGGTCGGCCAGGAGATCACCGCCGAGGTGTTCGAGGCCGGCACCACGGTCGACGTGACCGGTACCAGCAAGGGCAAGGGCTACGCCGGTGTCATGAAGCGCCACGGCTTCAAGGGCCAGGGCGCGAGCCACGGTGCGCAGGCCGTGCACCGCAAGCCGGGTTCCATCGGCGGCTGCGCCACGCCGGGCCGCGTGTTCAAGGGCCTGCGGATGGCGGGCCGGATGGGTAGCGACCGGGTCACCACGCAGGGCCTGACCGTGCACGCGGTGCGTGCCGAGGACGGCCTGCTGCTGATCAAGGGCGCGGTGCCCGGTCCCAAGGGCGGCCTGCTGTTCGTGCGCAGCGCCGCGAAGGGTGGTAACTGA
- the rplD gene encoding 50S ribosomal protein L4: MTSVELKTPAGKADGTVELPGEIFDVQANVALMHQVVVGQLAAARQGTHDTKTRGEVSGGGKKPYRQKGTGRARQGSTRAPQFAGGGVVHGPTPRDYTQRTPKKMKAAALRGALSDRARAGQLHVVTELVTGEKPSTKAAKTAIAAATQAKRVLVVLHRDEELAWVSARNLPYVHLIWADQLNTYDVLVNDDVVFTKAAYDAFVAGPVRGKVVKALARSSEVSEGSDEK; encoded by the coding sequence ATGACGAGCGTCGAGCTGAAGACCCCGGCCGGTAAAGCCGACGGCACCGTCGAGCTCCCCGGGGAGATCTTCGACGTGCAGGCCAACGTCGCGCTGATGCACCAGGTCGTGGTGGGCCAGCTGGCCGCCGCGCGCCAGGGCACGCACGACACGAAGACCCGCGGTGAGGTCTCCGGTGGCGGCAAGAAGCCGTACCGGCAGAAGGGCACCGGTCGCGCCCGCCAGGGTTCGACCCGCGCGCCGCAGTTCGCCGGCGGTGGCGTCGTGCACGGCCCCACGCCGCGCGACTACACCCAGCGCACCCCGAAGAAGATGAAGGCCGCCGCCCTGCGTGGCGCCCTCTCCGACCGGGCTCGCGCCGGCCAGCTGCACGTCGTGACGGAACTGGTCACCGGCGAGAAGCCGTCGACCAAGGCCGCCAAGACGGCGATCGCCGCCGCGACCCAGGCCAAGCGCGTTCTCGTGGTCCTGCACCGCGACGAGGAGCTCGCCTGGGTGTCCGCGCGGAACCTGCCGTACGTGCACCTGATCTGGGCTGACCAGCTCAACACCTACGACGTCCTGGTCAACGACGACGTCGTGTTCACCAAGGCCGCCTACGACGCGTTCGTGGCAGGTCCCGTCCGCGGGAAGGTCGTCAAGGCCCTCGCGCGTTCGAGCGAGGTTTCGGAAGGGAGTGACGAGAAGTGA
- the rplW gene encoding 50S ribosomal protein L23 gives MSSVAIPDPRDILLAPVISEKSYGLLEDHKYTFIVRPDANKTQIKIAVEKVFGVKVVSVNTANRQGKRKRTRTGFGKRKDTKRAIVTLSPESKAIEIFGGPTA, from the coding sequence GTGAGCTCGGTCGCCATCCCGGACCCCCGCGACATCCTGCTCGCGCCGGTGATCTCCGAGAAGTCCTACGGGCTGCTCGAGGACCACAAGTACACGTTCATCGTCCGTCCGGACGCCAACAAGACCCAGATCAAGATCGCGGTCGAGAAGGTGTTCGGCGTGAAGGTCGTCAGCGTCAACACGGCCAACCGCCAGGGCAAGCGGAAGCGGACTCGTACCGGCTTCGGCAAGCGCAAGGACACCAAGCGCGCCATCGTGACTCTTTCGCCGGAAAGCAAGGCGATCGAGATCTTCGGCGGACCCACCGCGTAA
- the rplB gene encoding 50S ribosomal protein L2 encodes MGIRKYKPTTPGRRGSSVSDFAEITRSTPEKSLLRPLSKTGGRNASGKITTRHKGGGHKRAYRVIDFRRHDKDGVPAKVAHIEYDPNRTARIALLHYADGEKRYIIAPDKLKQGDTVENGPRADIKPGNNLPLRNIPVGTVIHAIELRPGGGAKMARSAGARVQLVAKDGPYAQLRLPSGEIRNVDVRNRATVGEVGNSEHSNINWGKAGRNRWRGKRPTVRGVVMNPVDHPHGGGEGKTSGGRHPVNPNGKPEGRTRKSKPSDKLIVRRRRTGKKR; translated from the coding sequence ATGGGCATCCGCAAGTACAAGCCGACGACCCCGGGTCGTCGCGGTTCGAGCGTCTCGGACTTCGCCGAGATCACCCGGTCCACGCCGGAGAAGTCGCTGCTGCGTCCGCTGAGCAAGACCGGCGGCCGCAACGCTTCGGGCAAGATCACCACCCGGCACAAGGGCGGTGGCCACAAGCGCGCCTACCGCGTGATCGACTTCCGTCGCCACGACAAGGACGGCGTGCCGGCCAAGGTCGCGCACATCGAGTACGACCCCAACCGCACCGCGCGCATCGCGCTGCTGCACTACGCCGACGGCGAGAAGCGCTACATCATCGCGCCGGACAAGCTGAAGCAGGGCGACACGGTCGAGAACGGCCCCCGGGCCGACATCAAGCCGGGCAACAACCTGCCGCTGCGCAACATCCCGGTCGGCACCGTGATCCACGCGATCGAGCTCCGCCCCGGCGGCGGCGCGAAGATGGCCCGGTCCGCCGGCGCCCGCGTGCAGCTCGTCGCCAAGGACGGTCCTTACGCCCAGCTGCGTCTCCCCTCGGGCGAGATCCGCAACGTGGACGTGCGCAACCGCGCGACCGTCGGCGAGGTCGGCAACTCGGAGCACTCGAACATCAACTGGGGCAAGGCGGGCCGCAACCGCTGGCGCGGCAAGCGCCCGACCGTCCGCGGTGTCGTGATGAACCCGGTCGACCACCCGCACGGCGGTGGCGAGGGCAAGACCTCCGGTGGCCGTCACCCGGTGAACCCGAACGGCAAGCCCGAAGGCCGCACCCGCAAGAGCAAGCCGTCCGACAAACTGATCGTCCGCCGCCGGCGCACCGGCAAGAAGCGCTGA
- the rpsS gene encoding 30S ribosomal protein S19, producing MPRSLKKGPFVDDHLLKKVDALNESGKKTVIKTWSRRSTIIPDFLGHTIAVHDGRKHVPVFVTEAMVGHKLGEFAPTRTFKGHIKDDRKSRRR from the coding sequence ATGCCACGCAGCCTTAAGAAGGGCCCGTTCGTGGACGACCACCTGCTCAAGAAGGTGGACGCGCTGAACGAATCGGGCAAGAAGACCGTGATCAAGACTTGGTCGCGGCGCTCCACGATCATCCCGGACTTCCTGGGACACACGATCGCGGTGCACGACGGCCGCAAGCACGTCCCGGTGTTCGTCACCGAGGCGATGGTGGGTCACAAGCTGGGCGAGTTCGCCCCGACGCGGACCTTCAAGGGCCACATCAAGGACGACCGCAAGTCGCGCCGCCGCTGA
- the rplV gene encoding 50S ribosomal protein L22 has translation MNAQSNATATAEELPTAVARARFVRDAPMKVRRVIELVKGRSVSEALAVLRFAPQAASTPLAKVIASAAANAENNLQLDPETLWIKSATADEGPTLKRIRPRAQGRAYRIRKRTSHITVVVESRPAEKKSNKKAGGR, from the coding sequence ATGAACGCCCAGTCAAACGCCACGGCCACGGCAGAAGAGCTGCCCACGGCCGTCGCGCGGGCTCGTTTCGTCCGGGACGCGCCGATGAAGGTGCGCCGGGTGATCGAGCTCGTCAAGGGTCGTAGCGTCAGCGAGGCCTTGGCCGTGCTCCGGTTCGCGCCGCAGGCGGCCAGCACGCCGCTCGCGAAGGTCATCGCCAGCGCGGCGGCCAACGCCGAGAACAACCTCCAGCTGGACCCGGAGACGCTCTGGATCAAGTCCGCGACCGCCGACGAGGGCCCGACCCTCAAGCGCATCCGTCCGCGTGCCCAGGGCCGTGCGTACCGGATCCGCAAGCGCACCAGCCACATCACCGTGGTGGTCGAGTCGCGGCCTGCGGAGAAGAAGAGCAACAAGAAGGCAGGTGGCCGGTAG